A window from Puniceicoccaceae bacterium encodes these proteins:
- a CDS encoding MBL fold metallo-hydrolase — protein sequence DGVQIRVLHIPGHAPDSLCYEFRHAHGTPVAIAAGDTVYARSAGKIPQDYRYSLELLRHKLLSGSPDTLLLPGHGPVTTIRTERECNPFFAG from the coding sequence GACGGGGTGCAGATTCGCGTTCTGCACATCCCTGGGCACGCACCAGACAGTCTCTGTTATGAGTTTCGACATGCACACGGCACCCCCGTTGCCATTGCTGCGGGTGATACGGTATACGCGCGCTCCGCCGGAAAAATTCCACAAGACTATCGGTATTCCCTCGAACTGCTGCGGCACAAGCTTCTCTCAGGTTCTCCCGACACCCTGCTGTTGCCCGGTCATGGTCCCGTCACTACCATCCGGACCGAACGCGAGTGCAACCCCTTTTTTGCAGGTTGA